One window of the Nilaparvata lugens isolate BPH unplaced genomic scaffold, ASM1435652v1 scaffold5751, whole genome shotgun sequence genome contains the following:
- the LOC120356089 gene encoding uncharacterized protein LOC120356089, whose product MEASRSFHVLLQMSSNHECLGYLLRGLLQHIHSILRLLQQRNDITLHRSMAALLHNILKTALEAYGSTSAVSLEDARRELVAVCCTLLKVCLSLIHGVHDHQFTALVTINKVIDVCVVHKLGHAKYKSIDALRHPCNDKSQPTNELGEPQSLHAQASVDGTAASGGQEGSGTGSGGGTGAAASGSSRPRNQKLSAKRLGSVWRHAAGEQIEQVRKTITPESSVEESIMDVLSSAHAVSILNILHNSLTLYKRVIGSKQLCSPSQR is encoded by the exons ATGGAAGCGTCTCGCAGCTTCCACGTGCTGCTGCAGATGTCGAGCAACCACGAGTGCCTTGGCTACCTACTTCGGGGTCTTCTGCAGCATATTCACAGCATACTGCGTCTGTTGCAGCAGCGCAATGACATCACGCTGCACAGAAGTATGGCGGCCCTCCTACACAACATTCTAAAA ACAGCACTGGAGGCGTACGGGAGCACTAGTGCGGTGAGCTTGGAGGATGCTCGCCGTGAGCTGGTGGCCGTGTGTTGCACGCTGCTCAAGGTCTGCCTGAGCCTCATTCACGGCGTGCACGACCACCAATTCACGGCACTCGTCACCATCAACAAGGTCATCGATGTGTGTGTCGTGCACAAGCTCGGCCATGCCAAGTACAAGTCCATCGATGCGCTCCGTCATCCCTGCAACGACAA GAGTCAGCCGACCAACGAGCTGGGTGAACCTCAGTCGCTGCATGCACAAGCGTCTGTGGACGGGACGGCGGCATCTGGAGGACAGGAAGGCTCAGGAACAGGCAGTGGTGGTGGGACGGGGGCGGCAGCGAGTGGCAGCAGCCGCCCCCGCAACCAGAAGCTGAGCGCCAAACGGCTGGGCTCTGTGTGGCGGCATGCCGCCGGCGAGCAAATCGAGCAAGTGCGCAAGACTATCACGCCAGAGAGCTCTGTTGAGGAGAGCATCATGG ACGTACTGTCGAGTGCGCATGCTGTGTCCATTCTGAACATCCTACACAATTCGCTGACTCTGTACAAGAGGGTGATCGGCAGCAAGCAGCTTTGTTCTCCAAGCCAGAGGTGA